From a region of the uncultured Desulfatiglans sp. genome:
- a CDS encoding conserved hypothetical protein (Evidence 4 : Unknown function but conserved in other organisms), producing MNIMELLGAMMQPGVNSAAGQRLQHTLGSSGSGSSEGLLSSLFGGGGSGGGIGGMLGDILQEAGQAVGGKKNLAVGGIGALAGALLGGGKRSMGGAVGGGLMALLGALAFSALKKAGQPQAEVPLGLRTPAEPQEEKRLEENAGLVLQAMINAAKADGEIDQGEVQRIVGKLSEMGIAEEAKAFLNVEMQKPMDTETLIRAGAGRPELAAQLYIASLLAIKVDTPAEEAYVRNLGEGLGLQPEVMKHLEAAVGLNR from the coding sequence GTGAATATCATGGAACTGCTTGGGGCAATGATGCAGCCGGGAGTGAATTCTGCCGCTGGCCAGCGCTTGCAGCACACGCTCGGCTCAAGTGGCTCGGGGTCTTCGGAGGGGCTGCTTTCCTCTCTGTTTGGCGGAGGCGGCTCGGGCGGCGGCATAGGGGGTATGCTCGGTGATATCCTGCAGGAGGCGGGGCAGGCGGTCGGGGGGAAGAAGAACCTCGCTGTCGGGGGAATCGGCGCCCTGGCAGGCGCATTGCTCGGTGGGGGCAAACGCTCCATGGGCGGGGCCGTGGGAGGAGGCTTGATGGCGCTCCTCGGCGCGCTGGCCTTTTCGGCGCTGAAAAAGGCCGGGCAGCCGCAGGCGGAGGTCCCCCTCGGGTTGAGGACGCCTGCTGAGCCGCAGGAGGAGAAGAGGCTGGAGGAGAATGCCGGGCTCGTTTTGCAGGCGATGATCAATGCTGCAAAGGCCGATGGGGAGATCGACCAGGGCGAGGTGCAGCGGATCGTGGGGAAGCTCAGTGAGATGGGGATTGCAGAGGAGGCCAAGGCTTTTCTGAACGTCGAGATGCAGAAACCCATGGACACGGAAACCCTGATCCGGGCAGGCGCAGGACGGCCGGAGCTGGCGGCGCAGCTCTACATCGCCTCGCTCCTGGCCATCAAGGTCGACACGCCGGCGGAGGAAGCCTACGTCAGGAACCTTGGTGAGGGGCTCGGGCTTCAGCCGGAAGTGATGAAACATTTGGAGGCTGCTGTCGGCCTGAACCGATAG
- a CDS encoding FAD-dependent pyridine nucleotide-disulfide oxidoreductase: MFQTIVIVGAVALGPKAACRFKRLEPGSRVIMVDQGSMISYGGCGIPYYVSGDVSDPDQLQSTSFHMLRDERFFRDAKGIEVMTETRATAIDREGRKLRIVDLKTGRESEIAYDQLVLATGSRPRRLPIPGAQLEGVFTVSSLDEAVQIKARIAEGQVGKAVVIGAGAIGLEMAEAMSDLWGIETTVVEIQDQILPNIVSPTLARMAQRHMEENGVAFQMGEQVHRIEGEGHVTGVLTGRGTLEADLVVMAVGVTPNVDLAREAGLAVSERGAIVVDKRMQTSDPLIYAGGDCVEIPNLITGKPGYWPLGSLANRQGRVIGTNLAGGRAEFEGAVGSFVVKLFDMSVSSSGLCPSVAEREGFDAAATFVVQFDRAHFYPEKDLLYLELVVERGSRRVLGIQGIGNKGDGLLARISAVAAILKHRPTTEDISNLELPYSPPFSSAMDVLNALGNAAENMLDGKNRVMDTDQFAEWWDQREKGETFFMDCRNWGNAEAYVKKYPDHWMSIPQDELRSRLSEVPKDKRIVLICNTGVRSYEAQVFLDEMGFHNTFNLQGGMAAVKKWPGDL; this comes from the coding sequence ATGTTTCAGACGATTGTCATTGTTGGAGCCGTCGCCTTGGGTCCCAAGGCGGCCTGCCGTTTCAAGCGGCTCGAACCTGGATCCCGCGTCATCATGGTCGATCAGGGCAGTATGATCTCTTACGGCGGTTGCGGGATTCCTTATTATGTATCAGGGGATGTCAGCGACCCGGACCAGCTGCAGTCGACCAGCTTTCATATGCTGCGTGATGAGCGGTTTTTCAGGGACGCCAAAGGGATCGAGGTGATGACGGAGACCCGCGCCACAGCGATCGATCGGGAGGGCAGAAAGCTCCGTATCGTCGATCTGAAGACGGGCAGGGAAAGCGAGATCGCCTACGACCAGCTGGTGCTGGCCACCGGCAGCAGGCCCAGGCGCCTACCGATCCCGGGCGCTCAGCTCGAGGGGGTCTTCACCGTTTCCAGCCTCGATGAAGCGGTCCAGATCAAGGCGCGGATCGCCGAGGGGCAGGTCGGCAAGGCCGTCGTGATCGGAGCGGGTGCGATAGGGCTCGAGATGGCTGAGGCCATGAGCGACCTCTGGGGGATCGAAACTACCGTGGTGGAGATTCAAGACCAGATCCTCCCGAATATCGTCAGCCCCACTTTGGCTCGGATGGCCCAGCGGCACATGGAAGAGAACGGCGTCGCATTCCAGATGGGTGAGCAGGTGCATCGGATCGAGGGTGAAGGGCATGTCACGGGCGTGCTGACTGGACGAGGCACCCTGGAGGCCGACCTGGTGGTGATGGCCGTGGGTGTAACGCCCAACGTGGACCTGGCGAGGGAGGCCGGGCTGGCGGTGTCGGAGCGGGGAGCCATCGTGGTCGACAAGCGCATGCAGACCTCCGATCCGCTGATCTACGCCGGCGGCGATTGCGTGGAGATCCCGAATCTCATCACGGGCAAACCGGGTTATTGGCCGCTCGGTTCTCTCGCGAATCGTCAGGGCCGCGTGATCGGGACCAATCTTGCCGGGGGGCGGGCCGAATTCGAGGGGGCTGTCGGCAGTTTCGTGGTGAAGCTCTTCGACATGTCGGTCTCCAGCAGCGGCCTGTGCCCGAGCGTGGCCGAACGGGAAGGGTTCGATGCCGCCGCCACCTTTGTAGTGCAGTTCGACAGGGCCCACTTCTACCCGGAAAAGGACCTCCTCTACCTCGAACTGGTGGTGGAAAGAGGCTCCCGGCGGGTCCTGGGCATCCAGGGGATCGGCAACAAGGGGGACGGCCTTCTGGCCCGCATCAGCGCCGTGGCGGCCATTCTCAAGCACAGGCCGACGACGGAGGACATCAGCAATCTGGAACTGCCCTACTCGCCGCCCTTCTCGTCGGCGATGGACGTGTTGAACGCCTTGGGGAACGCGGCGGAAAACATGCTCGACGGGAAAAACCGTGTCATGGACACCGATCAGTTTGCCGAGTGGTGGGATCAGCGCGAAAAGGGGGAGACCTTTTTCATGGATTGCCGGAACTGGGGCAACGCCGAGGCCTATGTCAAGAAGTATCCGGATCACTGGATGAGCATCCCGCAGGACGAGCTTCGCAGCAGGCTCTCCGAGGTGCCCAAAGACAAACGGATCGTCCTGATCTGCAATACGGGTGTACGCTCGTACGAGGCGCAGGTCTTCCTGGATGAAATGGGGTTCCACAACACCTTCAACCTGCAGGGAGGGATGGCCGCGGTCAAGAAATGGCCGGGGGATCTGTAG
- a CDS encoding conserved hypothetical protein (Evidence 4 : Unknown function but conserved in other organisms): protein MGRFLLKHWPMVGLGLLLAVVAAYLIGAKWVGRGAALLDDVVSREGIQLNEIHYTQDDPERGLRWILDAESVRFSRDQRFVHFSRFLLTVEPKEGAWVKLKGDEGDYSRDTGEIEIRGAIKGETGDGYRLLTEHLLIDEGKKTVRTDAPVQLEGPFFSVEGKGLFFDLNQERVQILSEVTTHIR, encoded by the coding sequence ATGGGGCGCTTTCTGCTGAAACATTGGCCCATGGTAGGTCTAGGGCTCCTTCTTGCCGTTGTAGCGGCCTATCTGATCGGGGCGAAATGGGTGGGCCGCGGTGCTGCCCTGCTGGACGACGTAGTCAGCAGGGAAGGCATTCAACTGAACGAGATCCATTATACGCAGGATGATCCCGAGCGGGGCCTGAGGTGGATTCTCGATGCCGAATCTGTCCGCTTCTCCAGGGATCAGCGGTTCGTTCACTTTTCGCGTTTTTTGCTCACCGTGGAACCGAAAGAAGGCGCCTGGGTCAAGCTCAAAGGGGACGAGGGAGATTATTCCCGGGATACCGGTGAGATCGAAATCCGTGGTGCGATAAAAGGAGAGACGGGGGACGGCTATCGGCTCCTGACCGAGCATCTTCTGATTGACGAGGGGAAGAAAACCGTACGGACGGACGCCCCTGTCCAGTTGGAAGGCCCTTTTTTCTCTGTTGAGGGGAAAGGTCTCTTCTTTGATTTGAACCAAGAGAGGGTCCAGATCTTATCGGAGGTCACAACGCACATCCGATGA
- a CDS encoding conserved hypothetical protein (Evidence 4 : Unknown function but conserved in other organisms): MGLFDFVKEIGQKLFNRDAEAAEKIKEHIEKANPGISDLGVDYSDGVVSLSGKAVSADAMEKAVLMAGNVQGVSDVRADGMQAPTVTEKVEYYIIKKGDTLSAIAKQFYGKASDYPRIFEANREVIKDPDLIYPGQKIRIPLQ; encoded by the coding sequence ATGGGGTTGTTTGATTTTGTCAAGGAGATAGGCCAGAAGCTGTTCAACCGCGATGCCGAAGCGGCGGAAAAGATCAAGGAGCACATCGAGAAGGCGAATCCCGGGATCAGCGATCTGGGGGTCGATTACTCGGACGGGGTGGTTTCCCTTTCGGGCAAAGCGGTCAGCGCAGACGCGATGGAAAAGGCGGTGCTGATGGCCGGCAACGTCCAGGGTGTCTCCGATGTGCGGGCCGATGGGATGCAGGCCCCGACCGTCACGGAGAAGGTGGAATATTACATCATCAAGAAGGGTGACACCTTGTCGGCGATCGCAAAGCAGTTTTATGGCAAGGCAAGTGATTACCCCAGGATCTTCGAAGCCAACCGGGAGGTCATCAAGGATCCCGACCTGATCTATCCCGGTCAGAAAATCCGCATTCCGCTTCAGTAG
- a CDS encoding hypothetical protein (Evidence 5 : Unknown function) yields MRGIFLCLSLSAEWLPPLRFTPIQPEMVFLANFGVSLHVCLCGDLQAAAQRPDFIDLARTGARLAGVGRGT; encoded by the coding sequence ATGCGCGGAATTTTTCTTTGTCTTTCCTTGAGTGCGGAATGGTTACCCCCGTTGAGATTCACTCCTATCCAGCCGGAAATGGTCTTTTTGGCCAATTTCGGCGTTAGCCTGCACGTTTGCTTGTGCGGCGACCTGCAGGCCGCCGCGCAAAGGCCAGATTTCATCGATCTTGCCAGAACCGGGGCCCGCCTCGCAGGGGTGGGACGGGGCACCTGA
- a CDS encoding conserved hypothetical protein (Evidence 4 : Unknown function but conserved in other organisms), which yields MPEQNGSKQDFSEVLLAMDVVDTLRHERALVERELRSEESEKALIEKLRKIYAGQGIEVSDDTLLEGVRALREERFTYRPPEPGLKTMLARLYVRRGRWVKRIGIVLLLILALWGGYHFLYAGPSERDKARISKEVGELGPDVVKDAIEPGARVKAEAIYTQALSAVRSGDSDAARDALEALKGIHSLILMEFTLQVVSRPGTPSGVWRHPVDNPAGRNYYLIVEAVTVDGKRLALPVTSEEDGKVAVVKEWGLRVPAEIYEQIRRDKAEDGIVDRPKVGTKKRGFITPEYVVPTSGGAITQW from the coding sequence ATGCCTGAACAGAATGGGTCGAAGCAAGATTTTTCCGAAGTCCTGCTGGCCATGGATGTGGTGGACACGCTGCGCCATGAGCGGGCGCTGGTCGAGAGGGAACTGCGGTCAGAGGAAAGCGAAAAGGCGCTGATCGAGAAGCTTCGAAAAATCTACGCCGGGCAGGGCATCGAGGTTTCCGACGATACGCTGCTCGAGGGGGTTCGGGCCCTGCGCGAGGAGCGCTTCACGTATCGCCCGCCCGAGCCCGGCCTCAAAACCATGCTTGCCCGTCTGTACGTCCGCAGGGGACGTTGGGTCAAACGGATCGGGATCGTGCTCCTGTTGATCCTGGCGCTTTGGGGGGGGTATCATTTTCTTTACGCCGGGCCATCGGAACGGGATAAAGCCCGCATCTCCAAAGAGGTCGGCGAGCTGGGGCCCGATGTCGTCAAAGACGCAATCGAACCCGGCGCGCGGGTGAAGGCAGAGGCCATCTACACGCAGGCTCTTTCGGCTGTCCGCAGCGGGGATTCCGATGCCGCCCGTGACGCCCTCGAGGCCTTGAAAGGCATCCACAGCCTGATCCTCATGGAATTTACCCTGCAGGTCGTTTCCCGCCCCGGGACCCCGAGCGGCGTCTGGCGGCACCCGGTCGATAACCCTGCAGGCCGAAACTATTACCTCATCGTAGAGGCGGTCACGGTTGACGGGAAACGGCTGGCTCTGCCGGTCACCTCCGAGGAGGACGGCAAGGTCGCCGTCGTAAAAGAGTGGGGGCTCCGCGTCCCCGCCGAAATCTATGAACAGATCAGGCGGGACAAGGCGGAGGACGGGATCGTTGACAGGCCAAAGGTCGGGACCAAGAAGCGCGGTTTCATCACTCCGGAATACGTCGTGCCGACCAGCGGCGGCGCTATCACGCAATGGTAA
- a CDS encoding hypothetical protein (Evidence 5 : Unknown function) produces the protein MVFPANLGVNLPVCLCGDLQASFAQMSDLLIISQTRTRREAVGLSTRRV, from the coding sequence ATGGTCTTTCCGGCCAATCTCGGCGTCAATCTGCCCGTTTGCTTGTGCGGTGACCTGCAGGCCTCTTTCGCACAAATGTCTGATCTTCTTATTATTAGCCAAACACGGACCCGCCGCGAAGCGGTGGGACTGAGCACCCGAAGGGTGTGA
- a CDS encoding hypothetical protein (Evidence 5 : Unknown function) codes for MIRVTPISPEGLTLEACLACCCGVPHRAGTCGIVSAANSSSGNHGRRRISEAACFPEASEEERGRKEVRAAAAGLVAAVSGRGAGCEETVGPVDGR; via the coding sequence ATGATTCGGGTCACTCCTATTTCCCCGGAGGGTTTGACCTTGGAGGCTTGCTTGGCATGCTGCTGCGGGGTGCCGCATCGGGCGGGGACGTGTGGGATCGTATCCGCCGCGAACAGCAGTTCCGGAAACCACGGACGCCGGAGAATTTCGGAGGCGGCGTGTTTCCCCGAGGCTTCCGAAGAGGAACGGGGCCGGAAAGAGGTTCGAGCGGCCGCGGCGGGTTTGGTGGCGGCGGTTTCCGGACGGGGGGCCGGATGTGAGGAGACGGTGGGCCCCGTGGACGGACGTTGA
- the kdsA gene encoding 2-dehydro-3-deoxyphosphooctonate aldolase: MNQEAVAQLDAVLPSEEGDETGLGEREVKSIRIGSKLLGMKGPFFLIAGPCVIEDEALALRVADRLRELGDDLDIPVIYKSSYDKANRTSIGSYRGPGLEKGLEILRKVKESTGLPVLSDVHRPEDMAAAAEVLDVIQIPAFLCRQTDLVVAAARTGLPVNLKKGQFLSPWEMGPASGKILAAGNEQILLTERGASFGYNNLVVDMRAIAVMRGLGFPVVFDATHSVQLPGGEGTCSGGQREFIGHLARAAVAAGADGVFMEVHPDPDQALCDGPNSLPIQDVRPLLRLLKDIHALVRS; this comes from the coding sequence ATGAACCAAGAGGCGGTTGCACAGCTCGATGCGGTTTTGCCGTCGGAAGAGGGGGATGAAACAGGTTTGGGAGAACGCGAAGTCAAATCGATCAGAATCGGTTCGAAGCTGCTGGGCATGAAAGGCCCATTTTTTCTGATTGCGGGTCCTTGCGTGATAGAAGATGAGGCGCTCGCGCTGCGTGTGGCGGATCGCTTGCGCGAGTTGGGGGACGATCTGGATATCCCCGTGATTTACAAAAGTTCCTACGACAAGGCCAACCGGACCTCCATCGGCTCGTACCGGGGGCCGGGTCTGGAAAAGGGGTTGGAAATCCTTCGGAAGGTGAAGGAATCGACGGGGCTGCCGGTTCTCTCCGATGTCCATCGACCGGAGGACATGGCCGCGGCTGCCGAGGTCCTCGATGTGATCCAGATCCCGGCGTTTTTGTGCCGGCAGACGGACCTGGTCGTAGCCGCCGCCCGGACGGGCCTTCCGGTCAATCTAAAAAAGGGGCAGTTCCTCTCACCCTGGGAAATGGGGCCGGCATCGGGAAAGATCTTGGCTGCGGGCAACGAGCAGATTCTTTTGACCGAGCGCGGCGCATCCTTCGGATACAACAACCTCGTAGTCGATATGCGCGCGATAGCCGTCATGCGCGGACTCGGCTTTCCCGTCGTTTTCGATGCCACCCACAGCGTTCAACTCCCAGGCGGGGAGGGGACGTGTTCGGGAGGACAGCGTGAATTTATCGGCCACCTGGCGCGGGCGGCGGTTGCCGCCGGGGCTGACGGTGTCTTCATGGAAGTCCACCCGGACCCGGATCAGGCCCTTTGCGACGGGCCCAACTCCTTGCCCATCCAGGACGTGCGGCCCCTTCTCCGGCTGCTGAAAGATATTCACGCCCTCGTCAGATCCTGA
- a CDS encoding conserved hypothetical protein (Evidence 4 : Unknown function but conserved in other organisms) — translation MTATELINTPLKYLDKALGGLRQLGLLPEKPNEAPIVALISQISDLDEEKAVAVARTLSHSSVFNQVVREQITLMKVGERYEKITSAFDSIRDDAKAMVDQLEDGRISTMERIQNAWMKVTRGSIPSRFEEIKEIYLEVTADTKDQIEREHRILEAYQDFRGALKESQVMAFQILKKAEEAVAGSKAGLEEASRSLEAYTEGDREQIARLELGRDERLRELQEQDKRYQIAKDLAENLSVSYNTTEVVMARLVQSTSVKERVYSQAVSFFGTNETVFTALNASFTSMQGLHESTRTLEAMKEGINKGLETIAEVGGKVQEEALRAGYGPTLKAESVKALVAAVISFQEKSHSLINEMRELATRNEKEIAEAVEEGKRRMVELMQAGPALSHA, via the coding sequence ATGACTGCCACCGAACTCATCAACACCCCTCTCAAGTATCTCGACAAGGCGTTAGGCGGATTGCGGCAACTGGGGCTGCTGCCCGAAAAGCCGAACGAGGCGCCGATCGTTGCTCTGATCAGTCAGATCAGCGACCTGGACGAAGAAAAGGCCGTGGCTGTCGCGAGGACCTTGAGCCACAGTTCGGTCTTCAACCAGGTGGTCCGCGAACAAATCACCCTGATGAAGGTGGGTGAGCGCTACGAAAAGATCACCTCGGCCTTTGACAGCATTCGGGATGATGCGAAAGCGATGGTGGACCAGCTGGAAGACGGACGTATTTCCACCATGGAAAGGATTCAGAATGCCTGGATGAAGGTGACCCGGGGCAGCATCCCGAGCCGGTTCGAGGAGATCAAGGAGATCTACCTCGAGGTGACTGCGGACACCAAGGATCAGATCGAACGCGAGCACCGGATTCTCGAGGCCTACCAGGATTTTCGCGGGGCCCTGAAAGAGTCACAGGTCATGGCTTTTCAGATCCTGAAAAAGGCGGAGGAGGCCGTGGCCGGCAGCAAGGCCGGGCTCGAAGAGGCATCCCGCTCGCTCGAGGCCTACACGGAGGGCGACCGGGAGCAGATCGCCCGGCTGGAACTCGGACGTGACGAGCGTCTGCGTGAGCTCCAGGAGCAGGACAAGCGCTACCAGATTGCCAAGGACCTCGCGGAGAACCTGTCGGTGAGTTACAACACGACGGAGGTCGTGATGGCCAGGCTGGTCCAGTCGACCTCTGTAAAGGAGCGTGTCTACTCCCAGGCGGTGTCGTTTTTCGGCACGAACGAAACCGTCTTCACGGCCCTGAACGCCTCTTTCACGAGCATGCAGGGCCTGCACGAGAGCACCCGCACGCTGGAAGCCATGAAAGAGGGCATCAACAAGGGCCTGGAGACCATCGCGGAGGTGGGCGGAAAAGTCCAGGAAGAGGCGCTGCGCGCGGGCTACGGCCCGACGCTCAAGGCCGAATCCGTCAAAGCCCTTGTCGCCGCCGTGATCAGCTTCCAGGAGAAATCCCACAGCCTTATCAACGAGATGCGCGAGTTGGCGACACGCAACGAAAAAGAGATCGCGGAGGCCGTCGAAGAGGGCAAACGCCGTATGGTCGAACTCATGCAAGCGGGGCCGGCGCTGAGCCATGCCTGA
- a CDS encoding hypothetical protein (Evidence 5 : Unknown function): MDRALVSGTKGRAFESRIAHHKKIKGLR; the protein is encoded by the coding sequence GTGGATAGAGCGTTGGTCTCCGGAACCAAAGGTCGCGCGTTCGAGTCGCGCATCGCCCACCATAAGAAAATCAAGGGGTTGCGTTAA
- the kdsC gene encoding 3-deoxy-D-manno-octulosonate 8-phosphate phosphatase (Evidence 2a : Function from experimental evidences in other organisms; PubMedId : 12639950; Product type e : enzyme) translates to MEPMEEKAKQIKALFLDVDGVLTDGRVTLDDRGVEIKSFHSKDGQGLKMLVASGIEIVIITGRSSNALAYRARELGIEAVYQGVGDKRSLCRRLIAERGLKVENVASMGDDLPDLGMMLEAGLRMTVNDAAEEVREMADFITRRNGGQGAVREVSEWLLKCQGKWAEVVAAYAGK, encoded by the coding sequence ATGGAACCGATGGAGGAGAAGGCGAAGCAGATCAAGGCCCTGTTTCTGGATGTGGACGGTGTCCTCACCGATGGCAGGGTGACGCTGGACGACCGCGGAGTCGAGATCAAGTCCTTCCACTCCAAGGACGGGCAGGGGCTCAAGATGCTCGTCGCCTCCGGCATCGAAATCGTCATCATCACGGGCAGGTCCTCGAATGCCTTGGCCTACAGGGCGCGCGAACTGGGGATCGAGGCCGTCTACCAGGGGGTCGGCGACAAGCGTTCCCTGTGCCGGCGATTGATCGCCGAGCGCGGTTTGAAGGTGGAGAATGTTGCGTCGATGGGGGACGACCTGCCGGATCTCGGGATGATGTTGGAGGCTGGGTTGCGCATGACGGTGAACGATGCCGCCGAAGAGGTCCGTGAAATGGCCGATTTCATCACCCGCCGGAACGGCGGTCAGGGTGCGGTGCGGGAGGTGAGCGAGTGGCTGCTCAAATGCCAGGGAAAATGGGCTGAAGTCGTTGCGGCGTATGCCGGAAAATAG
- a CDS encoding conserved hypothetical protein (Evidence 4 : Unknown function but conserved in other organisms), with translation MRYGRDTLGVIEQHLSGAQARADEISGRLEALNRRLAATRAGMAEEARRLAKFRLDELAANQVIAHLDRTGRTVVELLDRRAGALQDMEKSISDSLKRQNELAASRAESVRLRDDLLKALDDAAAGVKAELSAQEAYLAQEKRAAEASARVARAREKAEQANADRAEKGRPYEEDPLFMYLWQCRFLTPEYKAGPLTRTLDGWVAKMIRFDEARRNYYMLTNLPVHLEAHAERQEAIAAEEERKLRDMEARALEGAGFAQRRAALEAGEAAQDKIENEIEEEEKKYETLLQERQAFSAGADALFQEAVRLQVAEITKGSIADLYLAAKMTPRPDDDMIVNRIRDLQEEEKKIAAEMRQVQEESGRSQEAFREMEELRRRFRQNRYDSGHSYFPGGFDLGGLLGMLLRGAASGGDVWDRIRREQQFRKPRTPENFGGGVFPRGFRRGTGPERGSSGRGGFGGGGFRTGGRM, from the coding sequence ATGAGATATGGCAGGGACACGCTCGGTGTCATCGAGCAGCACCTGTCGGGTGCACAGGCACGGGCGGACGAGATCAGCGGGCGGTTGGAGGCCTTGAACCGGCGTCTGGCAGCCACCCGTGCCGGGATGGCCGAAGAAGCCCGCCGTCTGGCGAAGTTCCGCCTGGACGAACTGGCTGCGAATCAGGTCATTGCGCACCTGGATCGAACCGGCCGGACGGTGGTCGAACTGCTCGACCGCCGTGCCGGCGCCTTGCAGGACATGGAAAAATCCATCTCCGACTCGTTGAAAAGGCAGAACGAACTGGCTGCGTCGCGGGCGGAAAGCGTGCGGCTGAGGGACGATCTGCTGAAGGCGCTCGATGATGCAGCGGCAGGGGTCAAGGCGGAACTGAGCGCGCAGGAAGCTTACCTGGCGCAGGAAAAGCGTGCGGCGGAGGCCTCTGCCAGGGTTGCGCGGGCGAGGGAGAAGGCGGAGCAGGCCAATGCCGACCGTGCCGAGAAGGGGAGACCTTACGAAGAGGACCCTCTGTTCATGTATCTCTGGCAGTGCCGGTTCCTCACACCCGAATACAAAGCGGGTCCGCTGACCAGGACCCTCGATGGCTGGGTGGCGAAGATGATCCGTTTTGACGAGGCCCGCAGGAATTATTACATGCTGACAAATCTGCCCGTGCATCTCGAGGCCCATGCGGAACGGCAGGAAGCCATTGCGGCCGAGGAGGAGCGGAAACTGCGGGATATGGAAGCCAGGGCCCTCGAAGGCGCCGGCTTCGCTCAACGCAGGGCGGCGCTGGAGGCGGGCGAGGCGGCCCAGGACAAGATCGAGAACGAAATCGAGGAAGAGGAAAAGAAATACGAGACCCTGTTGCAGGAACGACAGGCCTTCTCAGCCGGGGCCGATGCCTTGTTTCAAGAGGCTGTGCGGCTTCAGGTTGCAGAGATCACGAAGGGGTCGATTGCGGACCTCTACCTGGCGGCCAAGATGACCCCGAGGCCGGATGATGACATGATCGTCAACCGGATTCGCGATCTTCAGGAGGAGGAGAAGAAGATCGCCGCCGAGATGCGGCAGGTCCAGGAGGAGTCAGGAAGGAGCCAGGAGGCTTTTCGGGAAATGGAGGAACTACGGCGAAGGTTCAGGCAGAACCGGTATGATTCGGGTCACTCCTATTTCCCCGGAGGGTTTGACCTTGGAGGCTTGCTTGGCATGCTGCTGCGGGGTGCCGCATCGGGCGGGGACGTGTGGGATCGTATCCGCCGCGAACAGCAGTTCCGGAAACCACGGACGCCGGAGAATTTCGGAGGCGGCGTGTTTCCCCGAGGCTTCCGAAGAGGAACGGGGCCGGAAAGAGGTTCGAGCGGCCGCGGCGGGTTTGGTGGCGGCGGTTTCCGGACGGGGGGCCGGATGTGA
- a CDS encoding hypothetical protein (Evidence 5 : Unknown function): MTGLKETTLAVKTLDSIAEPFTKYFYDEVVKAFPPQSRLVRLWARCMWRFCVLREYLREGENASPEPLDVFWDEQRRLAKASWDRSRDGFSWDEHLKAFSDVRHFLKLLADLREEFIRPCFSAHTNTRRGIEFAFAELEALASHLNPEGCSKEKWDTQKRFWKSARSRSGSGCGPQPKKEGAAN; encoded by the coding sequence ATGACAGGACTCAAGGAAACGACTCTGGCGGTAAAGACCCTCGATTCCATTGCGGAGCCTTTCACGAAATACTTCTACGATGAGGTCGTCAAGGCCTTCCCTCCCCAATCGAGGCTTGTCCGCCTATGGGCGCGATGCATGTGGCGCTTTTGCGTTCTGCGTGAGTATCTTCGCGAAGGGGAGAACGCCTCACCCGAGCCTCTGGATGTATTCTGGGATGAGCAACGCAGATTGGCAAAGGCATCATGGGACAGAAGCAGGGATGGCTTCAGCTGGGATGAGCACCTGAAGGCCTTCTCCGATGTTCGACACTTTCTGAAGCTGCTTGCCGACCTCCGCGAAGAATTTATCCGTCCTTGTTTTTCAGCACACACAAACACCCGCCGTGGAATCGAATTCGCCTTCGCTGAACTCGAAGCGCTTGCATCCCATTTGAACCCTGAGGGTTGCAGTAAGGAAAAGTGGGATACCCAAAAGCGGTTTTGGAAGAGCGCAAGGTCGCGAAGCGGGTCAGGGTGCGGCCCCCAGCCCAAAAAAGAAGGGGCTGCGAATTAA